gctcattccatgttaGCGCATATGCCGCCGCTTCTCCCAATGTTTgcacttgtagattccaccacgATAGGGCACCATCAAGAAACAGCCCCGAGATGTATGTAACTTGTTGCTCAGGGGTACACTTGCTCATCCTCAGAATAGAATCTGTCTTTTCTGCCCACCTGACGAAtgcaacagcacctccagtgccgttgaaatttacgggcttgcagtcgagaaattgtttgtaggtgcaccctgcacatacgttagtaTTTACAGATGGTATTAGCGGATGTGCtagaaatatccaaatgtatcgtaatGTGTCTCAAGCGACTTagacattaccattgggtgggttgttattgttgttgttgttggttgAAGTGTTCCTGCTTGGGAGGCCGCATATTGTGCTATAGCTGTGGCAATTATCCCCTGGAGTTCCGCCTCAGTAGTAGGCATGCGTGCATCtcgtcgtggaggcatcttctaaaagatgatcatattggtcaggtcatagtaagtataatAAATATGCATATATAGTAAAATCCATCAACCACATAGCATCCCAtgttataatataaaacaaataattcaaTAAAGCATGTAATGAGAACGTTGccattgagctttcattaatcacGACCGCAATATAGTTTTACAATACATCGTACATCCAAAATAAGATCATAGGGTTACATCACCCTCAAAATACAAGTCAATCTACACATATCATATACAAAAGTgtggtcttccaaaagtcttcGTATGCTAGCCCAATTGCTTCTTTCTCACCAAAATGATCTACCTGCATCAAACCAAAAATATCTATGCTagtggcggaggaggaggaggaagatACGAGAAAAGCAACCGGCGCATGTGCACCCAATCCTCCTCTAGGGCATGAATAACGCGCAACAAATAGgcaatctgctgctcagatgtAAGGAAACGAACATCCGAATCAGGGGGAAGCGGAAGAGGAGTGTGTGGTGCGGCAAAAGGAGTCTGACAGTGGCATGGAGGACGTGGAGCTCTCTCTAACTCCTGAATGCGACGACTCAGTGCGTCCTGCTGTAGCTGTAGAGAGATGAGTATGTCCTCTGTCATGTACCCCACATGAAAAGGGTGGTACGGGTCTGATAACGGCATAACATTGGGCGAAGCCTACAGAAACGGCTCGCCCGAAGGTATAAAAGATGGTGTAGTGTGAGCGAACTGGGACATGAATGGAACAGATGCTGATACAGGTGGAACAAAAGCAGGCGGCTTCCTCgatgaaccctccccaggacgaGGTGGTGGAATGTCCTGGAGGAATGTGATGGGAAGATCAGTGCGATGGACGTCACAGGTGTGTGGATGGAACAATGGAATCTCAATAGGTGCGAAAACAGGTGCTACAGGAGGAGTGACGGGTAGCACAAATGGTGGGTAGTCATCATCATCCTCGatccacccgttacgggtgtcAGCATAACGAGGATCAATGTGAGCGGCAAACGGTGCATGGTCAGCATGCACAGGGTCTGAAACAGGTACTACCGATGCGATAATGGGTGCATCAATAACAGGAACATCAGAAACCGGTGGTAAATCGACGGGCGCAACAATGACGGGTGGTGCTATGTCTGGTATATCGACATGCTCAGGCTCAGGTAAAGGGTCTGGCAAATGTGCAACAACTGGGGCAACAATGGGGTCATGAGCAATGATCGGCTCTGGACCAACTGGACCAGGCTCATCAGGCAAAAACTCGACCTCCGGATCTGGGTCAACGTCATGGGGAACGAGGGGCGCAACAGACATCACCATGTCTGAGTCAGAGTCAGAGGAATAGGGCTGTATGCCCTGGGCGTGCAGTGAAGCGGACGCTACAGACTTGAAAGAGTAAGGACCAAACAGATCAAAAGGAGCCTCCTCAATGGGAGCCTCGACTGGAACATCGGGATCAGCAATGGGCACATCAGTAGGAATCTCAGCCAAGGGAACAACAGGATCGACAACGGGATCATCAGCAATATGGACATCGGCATCCACAAGGGCCACACCATCCTGGTCGCCCTCCGGGGGACCCTCTAGGAATAAATCGATGTCATCATCAGCGAACTTATCATGCGGCAGATCCTCGACCGGAACTGCAGCAAGTGGGAGAGGAGCAGGGACCTGAATAAGAGGTAGGTCCCCGCCGACAGAACCATCAGCAATAGGAATATCATCCCCAAAATCAGGAAGAGCAAATGGCTGAAAATCATCCTCATCCGTGCTAGTAGTGTCCGACGTGTAGACCTCTCCCTCGGATGGTATCTCATCGTTTGATACAATCGCCATGGGGTCCAATGTATCTGATACTCCCGTATCGAAAGAAGAAACCATAgggtctgtaacacaaccacacatatgcacatatatcaacatataatcaagtaaacatgtaagtcacaataatgcaagcaagtaatcatctaagtcttccccagactatccctcCCAGTCCcttagactgaactccctagtctctcagactaactccctggcctctaagaccaacctcccagtctttaagactaattccctggttCTTAaaaccaactccctggtctccaagaccaacctcccagtctctaagactaaaatAAACCtcctcaatctctaagattgaacccctcagtctctaagactgaacctccctcagtctctaagactgagcCTCCCCaacctctaaggctgaactccctcagcctctaagactgaaccatgaattttgaaaagtgtatttgtgctttttgtttgtaaaatgtttatacCCTGGATCTGGACATTTAGTGTATGTAATataaaaaatgttttcgtgaaagccctagtgatcatagtctagattcgagaaggaatcctagttcgctatgatcgaggctctgataccaagctatcACACCCTGtcctttgcggaagcgtgggtttaattggtgtgacttcttaataccatagcaacaatcataacaatgctatatgaaaataaaacacatgatgatcatccatcCATTAAGTTTAAagttaccacaacatcattgtttgaaAATGTCGACACATAAAACAAGTTACAACCATGACATGATTAAAGCGTGTTCACATGACACAACAAAAGACTTAAATAGAAACGTGGTTTaaagacatgtaacccgtccaggtaagggttatacctcctaaacctggatgacatcgTTATTCACTACGCAGCTTGACACCATTGCACATTTCGCCAGAtccattaatttcctgaaatacatgtagtttgaaaaatcaacaaaagttgagcgagttcatgtgtaagtgagtatgtataaaacCTTTTTGTTacaaatgtatgtatgtatgtatgtatgtatgtatgtatgtatgtatgtacgtatctCCCGGTATGATtgtaaacaaggaaaagatcaccaatggtttgcaaggccactgatatgcgtgacggtgtaggaagactcaaacctagcaaagttgtaccgggcttccggctggaagacatagtcccCACAACGGGGCGCCCTGGCCTCGGGGGTGTGGGCTCGCTatacccaaatagatctatcactcatgcccctcggtcctgatacgaggattaatggtcccaagtatccgcctaccctatcacatgatctatggttctttcctaggctaatcataccaatagtattgtaagtatccctttgtaacatgtatttcacccccgaagtaagtaaacaaaacagtttaaggaaaagggggacatgaactcacagtagtgcgtctcctGAATAGAATCGTCAACCCAAACTCTGTCTGctacgcgacgacctacacgtactaatgtctattagacaaacgggccgtgccttggctttaGGGTTTGATGTTTTTGAGTTGTGATTCTTAAGTTTCCGattattattccaagttataattattagttaaaataattatcttaactttaaattatattttgttATGGAATAATCGTTAAATGATATTTCGTATATATACTTCACAAGTATTTTAAcctcgtatttccttcccaatgatgggggtatttatacatgtattattgtgattccgaaaaatatattttaagtcccacttagtaaaatatatttaacttattTGTCCAAAATTAACatattcccaaaatatatgtatttttcccaaaaataatatattttacttcattaaattccaaaataatattttatcaaaatgtatgtgtaagagtattttctgaattattacataagttacgttttagtattCCGTGTCGCAAATAACAAGTGCGTAACTTAATATTTTATTCCTTGATGTTTttgatattattttggagttgtaatttccatggtatttGTCAAGtcatattattttaccctaaaaatgatataactagttcaca
The Helianthus annuus cultivar XRQ/B chromosome 6, HanXRQr2.0-SUNRISE, whole genome shotgun sequence genome window above contains:
- the LOC110945008 gene encoding vegetative cell wall protein gp1-like: MVSSFDTGVSDTLDPMAIVSNDEIPSEGEVYTSDTTSTDEDDFQPFALPDFGDDIPIADGSVGGDLPLIQVPAPLPLAAVPVEDLPHDKFADDDIDLFLEGPPEGDQDGVALVDADVHIADDPVVDPVVPLAEIPTDVPIADPDVPVEAPIEEAPFDLFGPYSFKSVASASLHAQGIQPYSSDSDSDMVMSVAPLVPHDVDPDPEVEFLPDEPGPVGPEPIIAHDPIVAPVVAHLPDPLPEPEHVDIPDIAPPVIVAPVDLPPVSDVPVIDAPIIASVVPVSDPVHADHAPFAAHIDPRYADTRNGWIEDDDDYPPFVLPVTPPVAPVFAPIEIPLFHPHTCDVHRTDLPITFLQDIPPPRPGEGSSRKPPAFVPPVSASVPFMSQFAHTTPSFIPSGEPFL